From Candidatus Palauibacter soopunensis, the proteins below share one genomic window:
- a CDS encoding 2,3-bisphosphoglycerate-independent phosphoglycerate mutase has protein sequence MELDRIARLAGGGGKVLLYVLDGLGGLPREPGGPTELEAARTPHLDELARAGTCGLHDPVAPGITPGSGPGHLALFGYDPLVYETGRGVLEALGIEFPLGPGDIAVRANFCTLDAQGRVADRRAGRIPCEAAAPLTARLDGIELDGARCTVRHVKEHRFVLVLHPDAPAGDAVNDTDPGVTGRPPRAPEVRNAAAEPTARLLAAWLEAAAERLADQPRANMALLRGVSSQPDWPLFPDVFGMRAAAAAAYPMYRGVARLVGMDARTVPAGAPPLVDALKARFAEHDFFFLHFKPPDKAGEDGDFDRKVAAIEEADAIVSDLVEAGPDVILVTGDHSTPSIMRSHSWHPVPFLLHGGPARSDAATTFGETACRTGAHGRVRGCDLMRLAAASAGRLAKFGA, from the coding sequence ATGGAACTCGACCGGATCGCCCGTCTCGCCGGCGGCGGGGGCAAGGTGCTGCTCTACGTGCTCGACGGGCTGGGCGGGCTGCCTCGCGAGCCCGGGGGGCCGACCGAACTGGAGGCCGCCCGCACCCCGCACCTGGACGAACTCGCGCGCGCCGGGACGTGCGGCCTCCACGACCCGGTTGCGCCGGGCATCACCCCGGGCAGCGGCCCCGGCCACCTGGCCCTGTTCGGCTACGATCCCCTCGTGTACGAGACCGGCCGCGGCGTGCTCGAAGCCCTCGGCATCGAATTCCCGCTCGGACCGGGCGACATCGCCGTGCGCGCCAACTTCTGCACCCTCGACGCCCAGGGCCGGGTGGCCGATCGCCGCGCGGGCCGCATCCCGTGCGAGGCAGCCGCCCCCCTGACCGCCCGGCTCGACGGCATCGAACTGGACGGCGCCCGCTGTACCGTGCGTCACGTGAAGGAACACCGCTTCGTCCTCGTCCTGCACCCCGATGCCCCGGCGGGCGACGCCGTGAACGACACCGATCCCGGCGTGACCGGCCGACCGCCCAGAGCCCCGGAGGTGCGGAACGCGGCAGCCGAGCCGACCGCGCGGCTTCTCGCTGCGTGGCTCGAAGCCGCCGCCGAACGACTCGCCGACCAACCGCGGGCGAACATGGCGCTCCTGCGCGGCGTCTCCAGCCAGCCCGACTGGCCGCTGTTCCCTGACGTATTCGGGATGCGCGCCGCCGCTGCCGCGGCGTACCCCATGTACCGCGGCGTCGCGCGCCTCGTCGGCATGGACGCGCGCACGGTGCCCGCGGGCGCCCCCCCGCTCGTCGACGCCCTGAAGGCGCGGTTCGCCGAGCACGATTTCTTCTTCCTCCACTTCAAGCCTCCCGACAAGGCCGGAGAAGACGGCGACTTCGACCGCAAGGTAGCCGCCATCGAGGAAGCGGACGCCATCGTGTCGGACCTCGTCGAAGCGGGCCCCGACGTCATCCTCGTGACCGGCGACCACTCCACGCCCTCCATCATGCGCAGCCACAGTTGGCACCCCGTGCCCTTCCTCCTCCACGGCGGCCCCGCCCGCAGCGACGCCGCCACGACGTTCGGCGAAACCGCATGCCGCACAGGCGCCCACGGGCGCGTCCGAGGCTGCGACCTCATGCGCCTCGCCGCCGCCAGCGCCGGCCGCCTCGCGAAGTTCGGAGCGTAG